The following coding sequences lie in one Lolium perenne isolate Kyuss_39 chromosome 2, Kyuss_2.0, whole genome shotgun sequence genomic window:
- the LOC127336308 gene encoding uncharacterized membrane protein At1g16860, producing MGSRFPSHQLSNGLYVSGRKEQPKEKAPTIGSNVMPYTGGDIKKSGELGKMFDLHAEKSRKSGPLGNAPSRNPSFGGAASNSGPVSNAGGRSNYSGSLSSSVPGAGGSARAKSNSGPLNKHGEPAKRSSGPQSGGVTPMSRQNSGPLPPMLPATGLITSGPISSGPLNSSGAPKRKVSGSLDSAASMKLRATSFAHNPAVTTVTTEGGGFAIKGCFAKCVLGGALVILVAGSILGVFILAAVHNAIMLIVMVAMLGAVAALLSWNVWRGKRGVIGYVNRYPDADLRTTKDGEYVKVTGVVTCGNFPLESSYQRIPRCVYTSTSLYEYRGWDSKTANVKHRHFSWGLRTAERHAVDFYISDFQSGLRALVKTGYGARVTPYVDDSVVIDINPENKDMSPESLRWLRERKLSSDGQTMRLKEGYIKEGSTVSVMGVVQKNDSVLMIVPPPEPASTGCQWGKCFFPSKLDGLVLRCEDTSNTDVIPV from the exons ATGGGTTCTAGATTTCCATCACATCAGCTGAGCAATGGCCTGTATGTATCTGGTCGAAAAGAGCAACCGAAGGAGAAGGCCCCCACCATTGGCTCCAATGTGATGCCATACACTGGTGGTGACATCAAGAAGTCTGGAGAGCTTGGGAAGATGTTTGACCTGCATGCTGAGAAGTCCAGGAAATCTGGTCCTTTGGGCAATGCGCCTTCCAGAAATCCTTCATTTGGGGGTGCTGCTTCAAACTCTGGACCTGTCTCTAATGCTGGCGGCCGCTCAAACTACTCTGGTTCTCTTTCGTCTTCAGTTCCTGGTGCTGGCGGATCGGCAAGAGCAAAATCTAACTCTGGACCTCTCAATAAGCATGGAGAACCAGCAAAGCGTTCATCCGGTCCCCAGTCTGGAGGTGTGACACCAATGTCTCGCCAGAATTCTGGTCCTCTCCCTCCCATGCTTCCTGCCACTGGCCTTATCACATCTGGGCCTATTTCTTCTGGGCCACTGAATTCTTCTGGTGCTCCAAAAAGAAAAGTATCTGGATCTCTTGATTCTGCTGCATCCATGAAGCTGCGGGCCACATCGTTTGCTCACAATCCGGCTGTTACTACTGTCACCACCGAAGGTGGTGGTTTCGCAATCAAGGGATGCTTTGCGAAGTGCGTATTAGGGGGTGCACTCGTAATCTTGGTTGCAGGGTCTATATTAGGTGTCTTCATTCTTGCTGCTGTCCACAATGCGATTATGTTGATAGTTATGGTAGCGATGCTTGGTGCTGTTGCTGCACTTCTGTCTTGGAATGTTTGGCGGGGGAAAAGAGGAGTGATTGGGTATGTCAATCGCTATCCTGATGCTGATCTCAGAACTACAAAAGATGGAGAGTATGTCAAGGTTACAGGG GTGGTTACCTGTGGAAATTTCCCACTGGAGTCCTCATATCAAAGGATTCCGAGATGTGTGTACACTTCAACTAGCCTTTATGAGTATAGGGGATGGGACTCGAAAACCGCGAACGTCAAGCATCGTCATTTTAGTTGGGGATTAAGGACAGCAGAG CGACATGCGGTTGATTTCTACATTTCAGATTTTCAATCTGGGCTTCGAGCATTGGTGAAAACAGGATATGGTGCGCGGGTGACACCATATGTTGATGACTCTGTAGTAATTGACATCAATCCTGAGAACAAGGACATGTCTCCTGAATCTCTAAGATGGCTGCGTGAGAGGAAGCTCTCAAGTGATGGGCAGACAATGCGCCTAAAAGAAGG ATACATCAAGGAAGGCAGCACAGTGAGTGTAATGGGGGTTGTTCAAAAGAATGACAGCGTGTTGATGATAGTTCCTCCACCGGAGCCAGCCTCAACTGGTTGCCAGTGGGGGAAATGCTTCTTCCCATCGAAACTTGATGGACTAGTCTTGAGATGCGAAGATACTTCAAATACGGATGTCATACCAGTATAG